From the Sphingomonas aliaeris genome, one window contains:
- the leuC gene encoding 3-isopropylmalate dehydratase large subunit, with translation MASRPLTLYEKIWADHVVERRDDGTCLIYIDRHLVHEVTSPQAFEGLRVTDRKVRRPDLTLAVPDHNLPTSARVDEQGRELPIADRESAAQLDALRRNTSEFGIDYIDAISINQGIVHVVGPEQGFTLPGTTLVCGDSHTSAHGALGALAFGIGTSEVEHVLATQTLLLGQSKTMEVRVDGTLGFGVSAKDVILSIIGKIGAAGGTGYVIEFTGEVIRALSIEGRLTIANMSIEGGARAGLIAPDQTTFDYTRGRPMAPKGADWDKAVAYWKTLPSDANATYDRTVTLNGSDIAPALTWGTSPEDVVSITGHVPDPESFADPAKRVAAQKSLDYMGLTPGTAMQDIGVDYVFIGSCTNSRIEDMRAAAAVANGRSVADGVRALVVPGSGLVKRQAEAEGLDRIFVAAGFEWREPGCSMCLAMNPDKVPPGLRCASTSNRNFVGRQGPGARTHLVSPAMAAAAAVTGRLSDVRDLMGAA, from the coding sequence ATGGCCAGCCGACCACTCACCTTGTACGAAAAGATCTGGGCAGACCATGTCGTGGAGCGTCGCGACGATGGCACCTGCCTGATCTATATCGATCGCCATCTCGTCCACGAAGTGACCAGTCCTCAGGCGTTCGAAGGCCTGCGTGTCACCGATCGCAAGGTCCGCCGCCCCGATCTCACGCTCGCCGTACCGGACCACAATCTACCGACCAGCGCGCGCGTCGACGAACAGGGCCGCGAACTGCCGATCGCCGACCGCGAAAGCGCCGCGCAACTCGACGCACTGCGGCGTAACACGAGCGAGTTCGGCATCGACTATATCGACGCCATTTCGATCAATCAGGGTATCGTCCACGTCGTAGGCCCGGAACAGGGCTTCACCCTCCCCGGCACGACCCTGGTTTGCGGCGACAGCCACACCTCGGCGCACGGCGCACTCGGCGCGCTGGCCTTCGGCATCGGCACCAGCGAGGTCGAACATGTTCTCGCGACGCAGACGTTGCTGCTCGGTCAATCGAAGACGATGGAAGTACGCGTCGATGGCACGCTCGGCTTCGGCGTGTCGGCGAAGGACGTCATCCTCAGCATCATCGGCAAGATCGGCGCGGCGGGCGGCACCGGTTATGTCATCGAATTCACGGGTGAAGTCATCCGCGCGCTGTCGATCGAGGGTCGCCTGACGATCGCCAACATGTCGATCGAGGGCGGCGCCCGCGCCGGCCTGATCGCGCCCGACCAGACGACGTTCGACTATACCAGGGGACGCCCGATGGCCCCGAAGGGCGCCGACTGGGACAAGGCCGTCGCCTATTGGAAGACGCTGCCGAGCGATGCGAACGCGACCTACGATCGCACCGTCACGCTCAACGGCTCTGATATCGCTCCGGCGTTGACGTGGGGCACCAGCCCGGAGGACGTCGTGTCGATTACCGGCCACGTCCCCGATCCGGAAAGCTTCGCCGATCCCGCGAAGCGCGTCGCGGCACAGAAGTCGCTCGATTACATGGGCCTGACGCCGGGCACCGCGATGCAGGATATCGGGGTCGACTACGTCTTCATCGGCAGCTGCACCAACAGCCGGATCGAGGATATGCGCGCCGCCGCCGCCGTCGCCAACGGTCGCTCCGTCGCCGACGGCGTCCGTGCGCTGGTCGTACCCGGTTCCGGCCTCGTCAAGCGACAGGCGGAGGCGGAGGGGCTGGACCGCATCTTCGTTGCCGCCGGCTTCGAATGGCGCGAACCCGGCTGTTCGATGTGCCTCGCGATGAACCCCGATAAAGTACCGCCCGGCCTCAGATGCGCTTCCACTTCCAACCGGAACTTCGTAGGACGCCAGGGTCCGGGCGCACGTACGCATCTGGTATCGCCCGCAATGGCGGCCGCGGCGGCCGTGACCGGGCGGTTAAGCGATGTCCGCGACCTGATGGGCGCGGCATAA
- a CDS encoding NAD-dependent epimerase/dehydratase family protein: MRVLLTGSSGWLGRYLAPRLHAEGHTVIGLDVAPGPHTRIIGSVADRTLVDRTFDDHGIDAVVHAGALHKPYIVRYPRQAFIDVNTSGTLNLLEAAVAANASRFVFTSTTSLMISTAIREARGDTAVWIDEDMAPLEPRNIYGITKLSAEHICRLIHAEHGMPIVILRTSRFFPEDDDTHRALSGENMKANELLHRRLTVEDAVEAHVVALARAPEIGFGTFIVSAPTPFTRTDVADLKRDAPAVIARLYPDARELYARVGWSLPASIDRIYDAGLADRVLGFRCQTDFAEVLRALREGRTSPVAHDPSYVSPKESH, from the coding sequence ATGCGCGTACTGCTGACCGGATCCAGCGGTTGGCTAGGACGCTACCTCGCACCTCGCCTGCATGCGGAAGGTCACACCGTCATCGGGCTGGACGTCGCCCCCGGCCCGCACACCCGCATCATCGGGTCCGTTGCCGACCGCACACTGGTCGATCGGACGTTCGACGATCACGGTATCGATGCCGTCGTCCATGCCGGTGCGCTGCACAAGCCCTACATCGTCCGCTATCCGCGCCAGGCCTTTATCGACGTCAACACGAGCGGCACGCTCAACCTGCTGGAGGCCGCGGTCGCAGCGAATGCGTCCCGCTTCGTCTTCACCTCGACCACATCCTTGATGATCTCCACCGCGATCCGTGAAGCCCGCGGCGACACGGCGGTCTGGATCGACGAGGATATGGCTCCGCTCGAACCGCGTAACATCTACGGCATAACGAAACTGTCCGCCGAGCATATCTGCCGCTTGATCCATGCCGAACACGGCATGCCAATCGTGATCTTGCGAACCTCCCGCTTCTTCCCGGAGGACGACGATACGCATCGCGCCCTGTCCGGCGAGAATATGAAGGCCAACGAACTGCTGCACCGCCGCCTGACCGTCGAGGATGCCGTGGAAGCGCATGTCGTCGCGCTCGCCCGTGCGCCGGAAATCGGCTTCGGCACGTTCATCGTCTCCGCGCCGACGCCCTTTACGCGCACAGATGTCGCAGACCTCAAGCGCGACGCCCCCGCCGTCATCGCCCGCCTGTATCCCGATGCGCGGGAGCTATACGCCCGCGTGGGCTGGTCGCTGCCTGCCAGCATCGACCGCATTTACGACGCCGGTCTTGCCGATCGCGTGCTCGGTTTCCGCTGCCAGACAGACTTCGCAGAGGTCTTGAGAGCACTTCGGGAGGGCCGGACTTCACCTGTGGCGCATGATCCCTCCTATGTCTCGCCAAAGGAAAGCCATTAG
- a CDS encoding glutathione S-transferase family protein, which produces MPFTLITANRNYSSWSLRPWLLMKALGIPFDDRIEPFAAADNFEAFRAFSPTGQVPVLIDGDRTIWDSLGIALYLAERFEGVWPKDEAARAWAMSATAEMHGGFSALRNDCTMNVGVRVTPKPASAALGRNIARLAELWAEGVDRFGGPWLAGPEFSAVDAFYAPVAFRVRTYGLDVGPAGAAWVAHILQHPAMRDWEAAALTETWREAEHETELAAAGTITADYRAE; this is translated from the coding sequence ATGCCCTTCACCCTGATCACCGCGAACCGCAATTACAGCAGTTGGTCGCTGCGGCCGTGGCTGTTGATGAAGGCGCTGGGCATCCCGTTCGACGATCGGATCGAGCCGTTCGCGGCGGCGGACAATTTCGAAGCGTTTCGCGCCTTCTCGCCGACCGGACAGGTTCCCGTCCTGATCGACGGCGATCGCACGATCTGGGACTCGCTCGGCATCGCGCTGTATCTCGCCGAGCGGTTCGAGGGCGTCTGGCCGAAGGACGAAGCCGCGCGCGCCTGGGCGATGAGCGCGACGGCGGAGATGCATGGCGGCTTCTCCGCGCTGCGCAACGATTGCACGATGAACGTCGGCGTTCGCGTCACGCCGAAGCCCGCCTCTGCCGCGCTCGGACGCAACATCGCGCGACTGGCGGAACTGTGGGCGGAGGGGGTCGACCGCTTTGGTGGCCCCTGGCTCGCCGGCCCAGAATTCAGCGCGGTCGACGCCTTTTACGCACCCGTCGCCTTCCGCGTCCGCACCTACGGCCTCGACGTCGGTCCGGCGGGCGCCGCCTGGGTCGCGCACATCCTTCAGCATCCGGCAATGCGCGATTGGGAAGCCGCCGCGCTCACCGAGACGTGGCGCGAGGCCGAGCATGAGACGGAACTCGCCGCGGCCGGCACGATCACGGCCGATTACCGGGCGGAATGA